Proteins from one Lacrimispora sphenoides genomic window:
- a CDS encoding motility protein A: protein MDFSLLIGIIIGVGALLTGFVLEKGAIYSLFLLSPFIIVVGGTFGAVIASYSLNDIAMALRAMFRSFKHPHSASMEKMIAKISMIATRYRTEGVTCLENISRDPELNQEEYLLLKEGLVLIQEMKTPESIQYTLESDIRAYVQQKSIEASVFEAAAGFSPTMGVIGTVMGLIMVLASGFEDPSELAGSIGTAFVATLYGVCFANLIYMPIANKLKTQLKRKHIQKEMIVDGVCMIASGNTSRNIENELALYFQAFSDGAKRYKQGIEN, encoded by the coding sequence ATGGATTTTTCACTGCTTATTGGTATCATAATCGGAGTCGGTGCTCTTTTAACAGGTTTTGTTTTGGAAAAAGGTGCCATATACTCTCTGTTCCTTTTAAGCCCTTTCATCATCGTGGTAGGAGGAACCTTTGGCGCTGTCATTGCATCTTATTCCCTCAATGACATAGCAATGGCTTTGCGGGCCATGTTTCGAAGTTTTAAGCACCCCCATTCCGCCAGTATGGAAAAAATGATTGCCAAGATATCAATGATTGCGACCCGATACCGGACGGAAGGAGTCACTTGCCTGGAAAATATAAGCAGGGATCCGGAACTGAATCAGGAGGAATATCTGCTTCTTAAGGAAGGCCTGGTTCTTATACAGGAAATGAAGACACCGGAATCCATCCAGTACACCCTGGAATCTGATATCAGAGCCTATGTTCAGCAAAAAAGCATTGAGGCAAGTGTATTTGAGGCCGCTGCGGGATTTTCTCCTACCATGGGAGTTATCGGTACCGTTATGGGACTGATCATGGTACTTGCTTCCGGTTTTGAGGATCCTTCAGAGCTTGCAGGTTCCATCGGTACTGCGTTTGTGGCAACCCTTTACGGTGTGTGTTTCGCCAATCTCATTTACATGCCAATTGCGAACAAATTAAAAACACAGCTTAAGAGAAAGCATATCCAAAAAGAAATGATCGTGGACGGAGTATGCATGATTGCCAGCGGTAATACCTCCCGAAATATTGAAAATGAACTCGCCCTTTATTTCCAGGCTTTTTCAGATGGAGCCAAACGGTACAAACAGGGTATTGAAAACTAA
- a CDS encoding PTS system mannose/fructose/N-acetylgalactosamine-transporter subunit IIB, giving the protein MMEIVNVRIDDRLIHGQVATVWSQVTGATRIMVVDDQVVKDTINKEALKLACPKQCKLSILTVEKAAANLCAEKYEGERVFLVAKSPKTLCRLYDAGFHMDQVNVGNMGGKQNTRMLKKAVSVSEEDIADFLYLAQQGVAITAQMVPADEALDFIKLINER; this is encoded by the coding sequence ATGATGGAGATTGTAAATGTCCGGATTGATGACCGTCTGATTCATGGACAGGTAGCTACTGTCTGGAGCCAGGTTACAGGAGCAACCAGGATTATGGTGGTTGATGATCAGGTTGTAAAGGATACAATCAATAAGGAGGCTCTTAAGCTGGCATGCCCGAAGCAGTGCAAGCTTTCAATTCTTACCGTAGAAAAGGCTGCCGCTAATCTGTGCGCTGAAAAATACGAAGGGGAAAGGGTCTTCCTGGTTGCCAAAAGCCCAAAAACCTTATGCAGGCTTTACGATGCGGGCTTCCACATGGATCAGGTAAATGTGGGAAATATGGGAGGAAAGCAGAACACCCGAATGTTAAAGAAAGCCGTAAGTGTATCAGAAGAAGATATTGCGGATTTTCTGTATCTGGCGCAACAGGGAGTTGCAATTACGGCCCAGATGGTTCCGGCCGATGAGGCACTGGATTTCATTAAACTAATCAATGAGCGGTAA
- a CDS encoding sulfatase-like hydrolase/transferase, with translation MKDMVLIMSDQHGWDYTGFSEERIDTPGLKKIAEEGLLFERCYCNSPLCVPSRMSFLTGKLPSQLGIFNNDAALGGDVPTIAHEMGHLGYQTVLAGRMHFKGEDQKHGFDERYCGDITSQFWGTGGKKRLDFGMYAGTTNRKNCLDAVGGGISPVMLYDEMVFRSAMDFLEDWGKKKNRRPLFLVIGFYGPHFPFTCKNEDYLKYQSRFTIEECEKEARIPSSSAYHEFQQECAPEHMRNCKAAYCGLVEQLDRYVGELYNKIKTVEAGREYLFLYTSDHGEQLGKRKLFGKQTMYEAAVRIPLLASGTGIAPGISKEPAGLLDVSRTLLEETGRNENYSWHQGKRLDFSGSRSEKSRLVRIQQMVGSDDSPQFIEAVVLGQYKLVKSENETICLYDLQEDPDEEHDLSMTREGLLKKLMKQIEESGGFLSKLKVQYLTDREREARDGQRRLKAWGQVKKPEEWATMKIDKNTLINPRE, from the coding sequence ATGAAGGATATGGTTTTAATAATGTCAGACCAGCATGGCTGGGATTACACAGGATTTTCAGAGGAACGGATTGATACGCCGGGTCTTAAAAAGATTGCAGAGGAAGGTCTGCTGTTTGAACGCTGCTATTGCAATTCGCCCCTTTGTGTTCCCTCGCGCATGTCATTTCTAACTGGAAAATTACCCTCACAACTAGGGATTTTTAATAATGATGCCGCTCTTGGCGGGGATGTGCCCACCATTGCCCATGAGATGGGACATCTGGGATACCAGACCGTTCTGGCCGGCCGGATGCATTTTAAAGGGGAAGACCAGAAGCATGGTTTTGATGAACGGTATTGCGGAGATATTACCTCTCAATTCTGGGGAACCGGAGGAAAAAAACGCCTGGATTTTGGTATGTATGCCGGAACCACGAACAGGAAAAACTGCCTGGATGCAGTTGGAGGGGGGATTTCCCCGGTTATGCTTTATGACGAAATGGTTTTCCGCTCAGCCATGGATTTTCTTGAGGATTGGGGAAAGAAGAAAAATAGAAGACCGCTGTTTCTGGTGATTGGATTCTATGGCCCTCATTTTCCTTTTACCTGCAAAAATGAGGATTACCTTAAGTACCAAAGCCGCTTTACTATAGAGGAATGTGAGAAAGAGGCAAGGATCCCTTCTTCTTCTGCTTATCATGAATTCCAGCAGGAATGTGCACCAGAGCATATGAGAAACTGCAAGGCCGCTTATTGCGGCCTGGTGGAACAGTTAGACCGGTATGTAGGGGAATTATATAATAAAATCAAGACGGTCGAAGCCGGACGGGAATATCTCTTTCTCTACACCTCTGATCACGGAGAACAGCTTGGAAAACGGAAACTGTTCGGAAAGCAGACCATGTATGAAGCTGCGGTCCGCATACCTCTTCTGGCATCAGGCACAGGGATAGCTCCGGGTATTTCAAAAGAGCCTGCAGGGCTTTTGGATGTATCCCGCACACTTTTGGAAGAAACAGGAAGGAATGAAAATTACTCCTGGCATCAGGGAAAGAGGCTTGATTTCAGTGGTTCCCGGAGTGAAAAATCCAGACTCGTTAGAATTCAGCAGATGGTGGGAAGTGATGACAGCCCGCAGTTCATAGAAGCAGTGGTTCTGGGACAATACAAACTAGTTAAGTCAGAAAATGAAACCATATGTCTATATGACTTACAGGAAGATCCCGATGAAGAACATGATCTGTCAATGACGAGGGAGGGCTTATTAAAAAAGCTTATGAAACAGATAGAAGAAAGCGGCGGCTTCCTGAGTAAACTTAAGGTTCAGTATCTAACTGACCGGGAGAGGGAAGCCAGAGATGGGCAGCGGCGGTTAAAAGCATGGGGGCAGGTGAAAAAGCCGGAAGAGTGGGCAACCATGAAAATAGATAAAAATACACTCATAAATCCAAGAGAATAG
- a CDS encoding PTS system mannose/fructose/sorbose family transporter subunit IID, which yields MKNKRENSLLNKKDINKAAWSYIFFIQATQNFERMMGLAFCHVLEPILKKLYKNDSGEYKKSLQRHMQFFNTEPQLGALIPGITIAMEEARAMGEDVSEELIVNTKNALMGPFAGIGDSMLIGTYSPILLSIAMSMCISDGNPVGPLFFCAVWLTSVVGLQWYLFHKGYDMGIGAANLFFTNRSLADKITTGLTMMGLIVIGGVAATTVKANVVYQFVSGEMSLSLQEQIFDKIMPGILPLLLTLAVWYLMDKKKWSATKIILGIVAFTAVMVFLGIM from the coding sequence ATGAAGAATAAAAGAGAAAACTCATTACTTAACAAAAAGGATATTAACAAGGCTGCCTGGTCTTACATTTTCTTTATACAGGCAACCCAGAATTTTGAACGTATGATGGGACTTGCCTTTTGTCATGTGCTGGAACCGATTTTAAAGAAACTCTATAAAAATGATTCCGGTGAATACAAAAAATCCCTTCAGCGCCATATGCAGTTTTTTAACACAGAGCCTCAGCTTGGTGCCCTGATTCCCGGCATTACCATTGCCATGGAGGAAGCCCGTGCCATGGGAGAAGATGTCAGCGAAGAGCTGATTGTTAATACCAAAAATGCGCTTATGGGGCCTTTTGCCGGAATTGGAGACTCTATGTTAATCGGTACCTACAGTCCGATTCTGTTAAGTATTGCCATGAGCATGTGCATTAGTGATGGAAATCCCGTTGGTCCCTTGTTCTTTTGCGCGGTATGGCTTACCAGTGTGGTTGGCCTGCAGTGGTATCTGTTTCATAAAGGATATGATATGGGAATCGGTGCGGCAAACCTGTTTTTCACCAATCGTTCCCTTGCAGATAAAATCACTACCGGACTCACCATGATGGGTTTGATCGTAATAGGGGGAGTTGCTGCAACAACTGTAAAAGCGAATGTGGTTTACCAGTTTGTCAGCGGTGAAATGTCTCTTTCTTTACAGGAACAGATTTTTGATAAGATAATGCCTGGGATACTTCCCCTTTTGCTTACTCTGGCAGTGTGGTATCTGATGGATAAGAAGAAGTGGTCCGCCACAAAGATTATTCTCGGCATCGTTGCATTTACGGCTGTTATGGTATTTTTAGGGATCATGTAA
- a CDS encoding PTS mannose/fructose/sorbose/N-acetylgalactosamine transporter subunit IIC → MTFLQALLIGIFAYLGSKRTPWFFGVTGGWNMIGRPLVAGLIVGVILGDVRGGVIAGAMVQALFIGQITPGGAMPADVNWAAYIGIPLALAAGGTGEQAVALSVPLSMLGLGLFNFIMTINAYFPHMGDLAAEKGDGAGIHRATYLAAVPSFILRAGSAMLICYLGTPLAEFLITSMPQGILHFFEVAGKMLPAIGFAMLLKQSLSKKWMLVLFLMGWILIGSTNMSVTALAVFATAIAFIFVMAQGGTQAAVPAPVQSTEEDGCYEE, encoded by the coding sequence ATGACTTTTTTACAAGCTTTACTGATTGGAATATTTGCCTATCTTGGAAGTAAGCGTACACCATGGTTTTTTGGGGTAACCGGAGGGTGGAATATGATTGGGCGTCCTCTTGTAGCCGGCTTGATTGTTGGCGTGATCTTAGGGGATGTAAGAGGGGGCGTCATTGCAGGCGCCATGGTTCAGGCATTATTTATCGGACAGATCACGCCCGGAGGTGCTATGCCGGCGGATGTGAACTGGGCAGCCTATATTGGGATACCGTTGGCACTGGCGGCCGGAGGTACCGGAGAACAGGCAGTGGCCTTATCGGTTCCTCTCAGCATGCTGGGACTTGGACTATTTAATTTTATTATGACGATCAATGCATATTTTCCTCATATGGGAGATCTCGCCGCAGAAAAAGGAGATGGGGCCGGAATTCACCGCGCTACTTATCTGGCAGCCGTTCCAAGCTTTATTCTCCGGGCAGGCTCTGCCATGCTGATCTGTTATCTTGGAACACCCCTGGCAGAATTCCTGATCACCAGTATGCCACAGGGAATCCTGCACTTTTTTGAGGTAGCCGGAAAGATGCTCCCAGCCATTGGATTTGCCATGCTGCTTAAGCAGTCCCTTTCAAAGAAATGGATGCTTGTATTGTTCCTGATGGGCTGGATCCTGATCGGCTCTACCAATATGTCTGTTACTGCGCTGGCTGTATTTGCAACTGCAATTGCATTTATCTTTGTTATGGCCCAGGGCGGAACACAAGCGGCCGTACCGGCTCCGGTACAAAGCACAGAGGAGGATGGCTGTTATGAAGAATAA
- a CDS encoding PTS sugar transporter subunit IIA domain-containing protein, producing MIGMIVTGHGSYATGITSGLKLLAGEPENYEPVDFQEDDSLDILTGKLAAAAKRLSQCTGILIYADLTGGSPFNVSVRMKMERSGKIAVIGGANLPAVLEGYMSRGSVDSVSEIAAESLTAGKNAMVQFEESAVAEGDYEE from the coding sequence ATGATAGGTATGATTGTAACCGGCCATGGCAGTTATGCCACTGGGATCACAAGCGGACTGAAACTGCTGGCTGGAGAGCCGGAGAATTATGAACCGGTGGATTTCCAGGAGGATGATTCTCTGGATATTCTAACCGGAAAATTAGCGGCAGCGGCCAAAAGACTTTCCCAGTGCACCGGAATTTTGATTTATGCGGATTTGACCGGTGGATCCCCGTTTAACGTCTCCGTTCGTATGAAAATGGAACGGTCTGGCAAAATAGCGGTAATCGGCGGAGCAAACCTTCCGGCAGTACTGGAAGGGTATATGTCAAGAGGTTCTGTTGACAGTGTTTCTGAAATTGCCGCAGAGAGCTTGACAGCGGGTAAAAATGCAATGGTACAGTTTGAAGAATCTGCTGTCGCGGAAGGGGATTACGAAGAATAA
- a CDS encoding sulfatase family protein, with the protein MKNVLYIHTHDSGRVLSPYGYKVPTPNMESFSRTAAVFRNAYCAGPTCSPSRAAMLTSTYPHQNGMLGLAQRGFTMDYSKHLVHYLNGNGYYTALCGIQHEAGWYLERKLGAAEIGYQEELTTDNSGYSQEELVDWDKENASKVCGWLKNYNKEQPFFLSYGMYATHRRFPDKIDEDIAPEYALPPYPIPDTRETRNDFAGYLMSVKCADTCFGQVITCLKEEGLWENTIILFTTDHGLPNPFSKCTLFDSGIGVNLMIRSPGALANGTVADSLVSHMDVFPTLCELLKLEKPEYLEGKSLVPLLTGEKEEIRSDVFAEINFHTSYEPARCVRTKRYKYIRYYDTTYLKINQSNIDESMTKDYFLKQDLEGQTKYEEALYDLLYDPGERNNLAHNGEYASVLKEMSQRLLVYQEETGDPILKGEITIKPEWKINRKECKTASSKNPEDYVSFGK; encoded by the coding sequence GTGAAAAATGTATTGTATATTCATACCCATGATTCCGGGCGGGTATTAAGTCCCTATGGTTATAAGGTTCCCACACCGAATATGGAATCCTTTTCCAGGACAGCAGCCGTGTTTCGGAATGCTTACTGTGCAGGTCCGACCTGTTCACCCAGCCGGGCAGCAATGTTGACAAGTACGTATCCGCATCAGAATGGCATGTTAGGTCTTGCCCAGAGAGGCTTTACCATGGATTACAGCAAACATCTGGTTCATTATCTGAACGGGAATGGCTACTATACCGCTCTTTGCGGAATTCAGCATGAAGCAGGCTGGTATCTGGAACGGAAACTGGGAGCGGCCGAGATTGGCTATCAGGAAGAACTGACCACAGATAATTCCGGATATTCTCAAGAAGAGCTGGTGGACTGGGATAAGGAAAATGCAAGTAAGGTCTGCGGGTGGCTGAAAAATTATAACAAAGAACAACCCTTTTTCCTTTCTTACGGAATGTATGCAACCCATCGGCGGTTTCCTGATAAGATTGATGAAGATATTGCCCCTGAATATGCCCTTCCCCCTTATCCGATTCCAGACACCAGGGAAACCCGTAACGATTTTGCAGGTTACCTGATGAGCGTCAAATGCGCAGATACCTGTTTTGGCCAGGTGATTACCTGCTTAAAAGAAGAGGGGTTGTGGGAAAATACTATTATACTCTTTACAACAGATCACGGTTTGCCAAATCCCTTTTCAAAATGTACTTTGTTTGACAGCGGGATCGGTGTGAATCTGATGATTCGTTCACCGGGAGCTTTGGCGAATGGAACCGTTGCAGACAGTCTGGTTTCCCATATGGATGTATTTCCTACGCTTTGTGAGCTCCTTAAACTGGAGAAACCGGAATACCTGGAAGGAAAATCACTGGTTCCTCTGCTGACAGGGGAGAAAGAGGAAATCAGGTCCGATGTCTTTGCCGAAATCAATTTCCACACTTCCTATGAGCCGGCACGTTGTGTACGCACGAAGCGTTACAAATATATCCGCTATTATGATACAACCTATTTGAAGATTAACCAGTCAAACATCGATGAATCTATGACAAAAGATTATTTTCTGAAGCAGGATCTGGAAGGCCAGACAAAGTACGAAGAAGCTCTTTACGATCTTCTTTATGACCCGGGAGAACGCAATAATCTGGCACATAACGGGGAATACGCTTCGGTTTTGAAAGAAATGAGCCAGAGATTACTGGTTTATCAAGAAGAGACAGGAGATCCGATTCTGAAAGGTGAAATTACAATAAAACCAGAATGGAAAATAAACAGAAAGGAGTGTAAGACCGCAAGTTCAAAAAATCCAGAAGATTATGTCAGCTTTGGAAAATGA
- a CDS encoding GntR family transcriptional regulator, with product MAEKRIAQYKQIENDLLQKINLGYYKKDDLIPTELELSNTYHVSRVTVRKATDNLVAKGLLTRVAGVGTFVCHPSVTLNPSSIQGFSEVMCEQGISVRTEVPTFMIQKAPSNIASILKIETGEPIYFIERIRYANDEIFQFETTYMSSRLYPDISMQVLQQSKYQYFEKVKGMKIAYSDHTVTPLHPSKSIAEMFGISLDTPILRVANTTYLTNNQIMDYTELTLNSPKYQLTYVKS from the coding sequence ATGGCAGAAAAAAGAATTGCACAATATAAACAGATTGAAAATGACTTGCTTCAGAAAATAAATTTAGGTTATTACAAGAAAGACGATCTTATACCCACAGAGCTGGAGCTTTCTAACACCTATCATGTGTCAAGGGTGACCGTCAGAAAAGCCACAGATAATCTGGTTGCAAAGGGTCTTTTGACAAGAGTTGCCGGAGTAGGTACATTTGTGTGCCACCCTTCTGTTACATTAAACCCCAGTTCCATCCAGGGATTTTCAGAAGTAATGTGTGAACAGGGGATTTCCGTCCGGACAGAAGTTCCCACCTTTATGATTCAGAAAGCTCCTTCAAATATTGCTTCCATCTTAAAGATTGAGACAGGAGAGCCTATTTATTTTATCGAAAGAATCCGGTATGCAAACGATGAAATTTTTCAGTTTGAAACAACCTATATGTCCAGCCGGTTATATCCCGATATCTCTATGCAGGTACTGCAGCAGTCTAAATATCAGTACTTTGAAAAGGTAAAGGGAATGAAAATCGCATACAGCGACCATACGGTAACCCCCCTTCATCCTTCAAAAAGTATTGCAGAAATGTTTGGAATTTCTTTGGATACTCCTATTCTGAGAGTTGCCAATACTACTTATTTGACCAATAATCAGATCATGGATTATACAGAATTAACGCTTAACTCACCGAAATACCAGTTAACATACGTCAAAAGCTGA
- a CDS encoding glutamate-5-semialdehyde dehydrogenase, translating into MTITEIGKKAKETAGIIGIHGSARKNEGLKAAAAALLEGEAEILAANQEDVIKAAASGMNAGLIDRLELTPARIEAMADGLLSVAALDDPVGEVLSMKIRPNGMTIGQKRVPLGVVGIIYEARPNVTADAFGLCFKSGNAVILKGGSDALESNMAIVKWIRTGLRNAGLPEDAIQLITDTDREVTKEFMRLREYVDVLIPRGGAGLIKTVVDNSTIPVIETGTGNCHIFVDESADFDMALDIIFNAKTQRIGVCNACESLVIHRTIAPQFLPLLNERLAQKSVEIRADEEACTMAEGFVPATEEDWGSEYLDYILSLKIVGSVDEAISHINRYNTKHSEAIITSNYNNAQKFLNEIDAAAVYVNASTRFTDGYEFGFGAEIGISTQKLHARGPMGLKELTTTKYIIYGDGQVRP; encoded by the coding sequence ATGACGATTACTGAAATCGGAAAAAAAGCAAAAGAAACAGCCGGAATTATAGGGATCCATGGCTCAGCAAGAAAGAATGAAGGCTTAAAGGCAGCAGCAGCAGCCCTGCTGGAAGGAGAAGCGGAAATCCTCGCCGCAAACCAGGAGGATGTAATAAAAGCTGCTGCTTCCGGAATGAACGCCGGACTGATTGACCGCCTGGAACTGACTCCTGCAAGAATCGAAGCCATGGCTGACGGACTTTTATCCGTGGCTGCGCTGGATGACCCGGTGGGAGAAGTACTTTCCATGAAGATACGCCCCAATGGCATGACCATCGGCCAGAAGCGCGTTCCTTTGGGCGTTGTAGGTATTATATATGAAGCCAGGCCCAACGTGACCGCCGATGCCTTTGGACTCTGCTTTAAATCAGGAAATGCCGTGATCTTAAAGGGCGGAAGCGATGCTTTGGAATCCAATATGGCCATAGTTAAATGGATCCGTACCGGACTTAGGAATGCAGGCCTTCCGGAGGATGCCATTCAGCTCATCACTGATACTGACAGAGAAGTAACAAAGGAATTCATGCGTCTTAGGGAATATGTGGATGTATTGATCCCAAGAGGAGGCGCTGGATTAATAAAAACTGTTGTGGATAACAGTACCATTCCGGTCATTGAAACAGGAACCGGAAACTGCCATATTTTTGTCGATGAATCCGCTGATTTTGATATGGCCCTAGATATTATATTTAATGCAAAGACCCAGAGGATCGGAGTGTGCAATGCCTGCGAATCCCTGGTCATCCACAGAACAATTGCCCCTCAGTTCCTGCCTTTATTAAATGAGCGGCTCGCTCAGAAATCGGTAGAGATCCGGGCGGATGAAGAAGCCTGTACCATGGCAGAGGGATTTGTCCCTGCAACCGAGGAGGATTGGGGCAGTGAATACCTGGACTATATTTTGTCCTTAAAGATTGTTGGCTCTGTGGATGAAGCGATTTCCCACATTAATCGTTATAACACCAAGCATTCTGAAGCCATCATTACATCAAATTATAATAACGCTCAGAAGTTTTTAAATGAGATCGATGCAGCAGCCGTTTATGTCAATGCATCCACACGCTTTACGGATGGATATGAATTCGGCTTTGGCGCTGAGATCGGGATCAGTACCCAAAAACTACATGCAAGAGGTCCTATGGGGCTTAAAGAACTGACGACCACCAAATATATCATATATGGGGATGGCCAGGTACGTCCGTAA
- a CDS encoding 5-formyltetrahydrofolate cyclo-ligase, with the protein MEKLEKNDIRRLIKEQRKTLETVTESLWNDAICEQLLSLDDILRAYCVYCYVSFRQEAGTWKFMEALLKQGKYIAVPKVVGRDLEFYSISGKADLEEGVMGIMEPKPTCLKIHDPEAPVIVPGVAFDKSGNRLGYGGGYYDRFFEREPNHPRIAIAYGFQVFDHIPTEPHDKRMDRIIIPFTPDRAGWALPKV; encoded by the coding sequence ATGGAAAAGTTGGAGAAGAATGATATCAGGCGATTGATTAAGGAGCAGCGAAAGACCTTGGAAACGGTTACCGAGAGTCTATGGAACGATGCCATCTGCGAGCAGCTTTTAAGCCTTGATGATATCCTTCGGGCATATTGTGTATACTGTTATGTATCCTTTCGCCAGGAGGCAGGTACCTGGAAGTTTATGGAAGCATTATTAAAACAGGGAAAATACATAGCAGTACCAAAGGTCGTTGGAAGGGATCTTGAATTTTATTCCATTTCCGGAAAAGCAGATTTAGAAGAAGGCGTCATGGGTATTATGGAGCCCAAACCAACCTGCTTAAAAATCCATGATCCGGAAGCACCTGTGATTGTTCCGGGAGTTGCTTTTGATAAGTCGGGAAACCGGCTCGGATACGGCGGCGGATATTATGACCGGTTCTTCGAACGAGAACCAAACCATCCCCGCATTGCCATAGCCTACGGCTTCCAGGTTTTTGACCATATTCCTACGGAACCACATGACAAACGCATGGACAGGATTATCATTCCCTTTACACCCGATAGAGCGGGGTGGGCCCTGCCCAAAGTTTAA
- a CDS encoding DUF896 domain-containing protein yields MNQDKIDRINTLYHKSKATGLSEEEQAEQAALRREYIESIRNSLRGNLNNISIQEEDGSVTDLGKKYGKVGEE; encoded by the coding sequence ATGAATCAGGATAAGATCGACAGAATCAATACACTTTATCATAAATCAAAAGCAACAGGATTATCGGAAGAAGAACAGGCGGAGCAGGCTGCTTTACGAAGAGAGTATATCGAATCCATCCGCAATAGTTTACGGGGAAATTTAAACAACATTTCCATTCAGGAGGAAGACGGATCCGTAACGGATTTGGGTAAAAAGTATGGAAAAGTTGGAGAAGAATGA
- the proB gene encoding glutamate 5-kinase, whose protein sequence is MNATEREKLKDKKRIVIKIGSSSLTHAYTGDLNLMKIEKLVRVISDLKGQGKQVVLVSSGAIAAGRQALGYHTRPVTISEKQAFAAVGQARLMMVYQKLFAEYNQIAAQVLLTKNTMVNDSSRYNAQNTFDELLKLGTIPIVNENDTVSTSEIPLVDNFGDNDRLSAIVAALIGADLLILLSDIDGLYSDDPRQNPKAEFIGLVKEITPKLLDMGKSTSGSDVGTGGMAAKLAAARIATDSGSDMVIANGDQVEVIEQIVTGEEKGTLFLAHPNHDFDLMDYINHEY, encoded by the coding sequence ATGAACGCCACAGAACGAGAGAAACTAAAGGATAAAAAAAGGATTGTGATAAAGATCGGATCCTCATCCTTAACCCATGCCTACACAGGGGATTTGAATCTGATGAAAATTGAAAAGCTGGTTCGGGTAATCAGCGATTTAAAAGGACAGGGAAAGCAGGTGGTTTTAGTTTCCTCCGGCGCAATTGCAGCAGGACGTCAGGCTCTTGGGTACCATACCAGACCTGTTACCATATCAGAAAAACAGGCATTCGCCGCCGTGGGCCAGGCCAGGCTCATGATGGTGTACCAAAAGCTGTTTGCTGAATATAATCAAATAGCGGCACAAGTTCTTTTAACCAAAAATACTATGGTTAATGACAGCAGCCGTTATAATGCCCAGAACACCTTTGACGAACTTTTAAAACTTGGGACCATCCCCATTGTCAATGAGAACGATACCGTATCCACCTCTGAAATTCCTCTGGTAGATAATTTTGGCGATAATGACCGGCTTTCCGCCATTGTTGCCGCATTGATCGGGGCAGATCTTTTGATATTATTATCAGATATTGACGGTCTTTATTCCGATGATCCCAGACAAAACCCGAAGGCGGAATTTATCGGCTTGGTAAAGGAAATCACGCCTAAGCTGCTTGATATGGGAAAATCCACTTCCGGAAGCGATGTGGGTACCGGAGGCATGGCTGCAAAGCTTGCGGCCGCCCGTATTGCTACGGACAGCGGTTCTGATATGGTCATTGCAAACGGTGACCAGGTGGAGGTCATTGAGCAGATCGTAACAGGCGAAGAAAAAGGAACCCTGTTCCTGGCCCATCCAAACCATGACTTTGACTTAATGGACTATATTAATCACGAATATTAA